A single region of the Prochlorococcus marinus str. MIT 0917 genome encodes:
- the accB gene encoding acetyl-CoA carboxylase biotin carboxyl carrier protein: MTMNLDHEELHRLLATLAESDIQEFRLEGEDFSLEVKRNLGTSSDSIASQKKIISEEIISEEIDPPSQRKIEASPAPSTPPPSVPGSRSDLVEVTAPMVGTFYRAPGPEEPPFVDIGSRISVGQAVCILEAMKLMNELESEVSGEVIEILVENGTPVEFGQVLMRLKPV, translated from the coding sequence ATGACTATGAATCTTGATCATGAAGAGCTTCATCGCTTGTTGGCAACTTTAGCTGAGAGCGATATTCAAGAGTTTCGACTTGAGGGAGAGGACTTTTCCTTGGAAGTTAAACGTAATCTAGGGACTTCCTCGGATTCAATTGCTTCTCAAAAGAAAATTATTTCAGAAGAGATTATTTCAGAAGAGATTGATCCACCATCTCAACGTAAAATAGAGGCTTCTCCAGCACCAAGCACACCTCCTCCTTCAGTGCCAGGGTCACGCTCTGATTTGGTCGAAGTAACTGCTCCTATGGTTGGTACCTTCTATCGCGCACCAGGCCCAGAAGAGCCCCCTTTCGTGGATATTGGATCGAGAATCAGTGTGGGTCAAGCAGTTTGTATTCTTGAGGCAATGAAATTAATGAATGAATTAGAGTCAGAAGTAAGTGGTGAAGTAATTGAAATTCTTGTTGAGAATGGAACTCCAGTGGAGTTTGGTCAAGTTTTAATGAGATTAAAACCTGTCTAA
- a CDS encoding pyridoxal-phosphate-dependent aminotransferase family protein, with protein sequence MQDKLNLMIPGPTPVPENVLSSMSKHPIGHRSSDFQEIVQKTTEQLKWLHQTTADVLTITGSGTAAMEAGIINTLSKGDRVICGNNGKFGERWVKVAKAYGLDVKTVEADWGQPLDPNQFKRILEEDTSETIKAVILTHSETSTGVINDLKTINNEVKSNSKAITIADCVTSLGASNIPMDEWGIDVIASGSQKGYMIPPGLSFVAMSKRAWEFNNQSNLPKFYLDLKQYLKTVNKNSNPFTPAINLYFALEASLKMMQKEGLSNIFTRHSRHQKAIQEGVKAMGLNLFTKEGFGSPAITAVQPKNIDAENIRKAIKNDFDILLAGGQDHLKGKIFRIGHLGFVNDRDIVSVISALESTLDKMGKLEVPIGEGIAKTISVLNNE encoded by the coding sequence ATGCAAGACAAACTCAATCTAATGATTCCTGGACCAACACCGGTACCAGAAAATGTTTTGAGTTCTATGAGTAAACATCCCATCGGTCATAGAAGTAGCGATTTTCAAGAAATTGTTCAAAAAACTACTGAACAACTCAAATGGCTTCACCAAACAACTGCTGATGTCCTGACAATTACAGGAAGTGGGACAGCCGCAATGGAAGCAGGAATAATCAATACATTAAGCAAAGGTGATCGAGTTATATGTGGCAATAATGGAAAATTTGGTGAAAGGTGGGTAAAGGTAGCAAAAGCTTATGGCCTAGACGTGAAAACCGTAGAAGCTGATTGGGGACAGCCTCTTGATCCCAATCAATTCAAGAGGATTCTTGAAGAAGACACTAGTGAAACAATTAAAGCTGTAATTTTAACTCACTCAGAAACTTCAACCGGAGTGATTAATGATCTTAAAACAATAAATAACGAAGTAAAAAGTAATAGTAAAGCTATTACAATAGCTGATTGCGTTACAAGTCTTGGTGCATCTAATATTCCAATGGATGAGTGGGGAATAGATGTAATAGCTTCAGGCTCACAAAAAGGCTATATGATTCCACCGGGTCTCAGTTTTGTTGCTATGAGCAAAAGAGCCTGGGAGTTTAATAATCAATCCAATTTACCAAAATTTTACTTAGATTTAAAACAATATTTAAAGACAGTAAATAAAAATAGTAATCCATTCACACCTGCAATAAATTTATATTTTGCCTTAGAAGCCTCATTAAAAATGATGCAAAAAGAAGGGTTAAGTAATATATTCACACGTCACTCTCGTCATCAAAAAGCAATACAAGAAGGAGTAAAAGCAATGGGTTTAAACTTATTTACAAAAGAAGGTTTTGGAAGTCCAGCAATAACAGCTGTTCAACCAAAAAATATAGATGCAGAAAACATCAGAAAAGCAATAAAGAATGACTTCGACATACTCCTTGCTGGAGGTCAAGACCACCTAAAAGGTAAAATCTTTAGAATTGGTCATTTGGGATTTGTAAATGATAGAGATATTGTTAGCGTCATATCAGCGTTAGAAAGCACTCTAGATAAAATGGGCAAGCTAGAAGTTCCAATTGGCGAAGGAATTGCAAAAACAATTTCAGTCCTAAATAACGAATAA
- a CDS encoding HNH endonuclease — MHNRDAVFLEDLCPKLRDRRWRRSLHEYTGKSCIYCGKSSESIDHVLPRSKGGLSITENCVPACLSCNGRKTDNDAFEWYRKQRFYDPRRSMAIKAWTEGDIRLALRLLKWAQPKNSESCKSSKSQLNEDYSWQAA, encoded by the coding sequence ATGCACAATAGGGACGCGGTTTTCTTAGAGGATCTCTGCCCAAAGCTACGTGACCGAAGATGGCGCAGATCATTACATGAATACACCGGTAAAAGCTGTATATATTGTGGGAAAAGCTCAGAATCAATTGATCATGTCTTACCACGAAGCAAAGGTGGATTAAGCATCACTGAAAATTGTGTGCCTGCCTGCCTCTCATGCAATGGAAGAAAAACAGACAATGATGCTTTTGAATGGTATAGAAAACAACGTTTTTACGACCCAAGACGTTCTATGGCTATTAAAGCCTGGACGGAAGGAGACATTCGTTTAGCTCTAAGACTTCTAAAATGGGCTCAACCTAAAAATAGCGAAAGTTGTAAGAGCTCAAAATCTCAATTGAATGAAGATTATTCTTGGCAAGCAGCTTAA
- the efp gene encoding elongation factor P, with the protein MISSNDFRTGTTIELDGAVWRVIEFLHVKPGKGSAFVRTKLKAVVSGSVVEKTFRAGEMVPQALLEKSKLQHTYMEGDDFVFMDMTSYEETRLTAKQIGESRKYLKEGMEVNVLSWNEKPLEVELPNSVVLEIKETDPGVKGDTASGGTKPAILETGAQVMVPLFISIGEKIRVDTRNDSYLGRETQ; encoded by the coding sequence TTAGACGGTGCAGTTTGGCGTGTTATTGAATTTCTACATGTCAAGCCTGGCAAGGGTTCTGCATTTGTCAGGACTAAATTAAAGGCGGTAGTGAGCGGTAGTGTTGTCGAAAAGACTTTTAGAGCTGGGGAAATGGTTCCACAAGCTCTTTTGGAGAAATCAAAGTTGCAACATACATACATGGAAGGAGATGATTTTGTATTTATGGATATGACTTCTTATGAAGAAACACGCCTAACAGCTAAACAAATTGGTGAAAGTAGGAAATATCTAAAGGAAGGTATGGAGGTTAATGTATTGTCTTGGAATGAAAAACCTCTTGAAGTTGAATTGCCCAACTCAGTTGTTTTAGAAATAAAAGAAACTGATCCTGGCGTCAAAGGTGACACAGCTTCGGGAGGGACAAAGCCTGCAATCTTGGAAACAGGAGCTCAAGTAATGGTCCCATTATTTATTTCAATTGGTGAGAAAATCCGAGTAGATACTCGAAATGACAGTTATCTAGGCCGAGAAACACAATGA
- a CDS encoding SDR family NAD(P)-dependent oxidoreductase has translation MIEDIVKRLDPLPPKSKFIIFGGGFSGQRIASVGRSLGTKVLCSRRKENSKGADFIFNTDKEISNEIFDGTTHVLSCIPPLSNGEDPVLNKLKAKLLNSKKLKWVGYLSTTGVYGDTKGDWVNENTSPNPKQERSIRRFSCEKKWLETKLPVQIIRLPGIYGPGRSAFESLLKGTTKMVDKPGQVFSRVHVDDIAGAVLFLINLYAAGKNPSVVNVADNLPTNNLEVIAFAAKIAKKSIPSKVPFEIAKETMSPMALSFWEENRKVDNKLLCKILGYPLIYPSFKSGLKNCFSQLKMN, from the coding sequence ATGATTGAAGATATTGTCAAGCGATTAGATCCTCTACCGCCAAAATCAAAATTCATCATTTTTGGCGGGGGATTTAGTGGGCAAAGAATAGCAAGTGTAGGAAGAAGTTTAGGAACAAAAGTTTTGTGCAGCAGAAGAAAAGAAAATAGCAAAGGAGCTGATTTCATATTTAACACCGATAAAGAAATCTCTAATGAAATTTTCGACGGGACAACTCATGTTTTAAGTTGTATACCTCCTTTATCAAACGGAGAAGACCCAGTACTAAATAAACTCAAAGCTAAATTACTGAATTCAAAAAAATTAAAGTGGGTGGGTTACTTATCTACTACTGGTGTCTATGGAGATACAAAAGGAGATTGGGTAAATGAAAATACATCTCCAAACCCTAAACAAGAAAGAAGTATTCGCAGATTTTCCTGCGAAAAAAAATGGTTAGAAACAAAGCTTCCTGTCCAAATAATTAGATTGCCAGGTATTTATGGACCTGGCAGATCTGCATTTGAAAGCCTGCTGAAAGGAACAACAAAAATGGTCGATAAGCCTGGTCAAGTGTTTTCAAGAGTGCATGTCGATGATATTGCTGGGGCTGTCTTATTTTTAATTAATCTCTATGCAGCAGGAAAGAATCCCTCTGTAGTAAACGTAGCTGATAACTTACCAACAAATAATCTTGAAGTTATTGCATTCGCAGCAAAAATAGCTAAAAAATCTATACCATCAAAGGTACCTTTTGAAATTGCAAAAGAAACAATGAGCCCAATGGCGCTATCTTTTTGGGAAGAAAATCGAAAAGTTGATAACAAGTTATTATGCAAAATACTTGGTTATCCTCTAATTTATCCTAGTTTTAAATCTGGATTAAAAAATTGTTTCTCACAATTAAAAATGAATTAA
- the pdxA gene encoding 4-hydroxythreonine-4-phosphate dehydrogenase PdxA: MKDFKKLTKNKNKLIISLGDPAGIGTEITLKALGSKNLNKNIEPLLVGCKNNIFKTCSKLIKHGFNNIPDPHKLDIIDIPLTKKVIPGIVDAYSGSASFQWLCNATNILLEGKANALVTAPISKIAWYKAGHDFAGQTELLGKLTNKRTSMLFTARSPNNGWRFNTLLATTHIPLNKINDSLTKELIRFKLDALLHFCLKFKEKPLIHIAGLNPHAGEDGKIGTEEKNLIIPTINEWKLDNPAIKISGPIPPDSCWISSAKAWHDTSFENNAPDGILAFYHDQALIPVKLIAFDEAVNTTLGLPFVRTSPDHGTALDIAGKFKAREKSMLAAINNAWLLSQ; the protein is encoded by the coding sequence ATGAAAGATTTTAAAAAATTAACAAAAAATAAAAACAAACTTATTATTTCATTAGGAGATCCTGCAGGAATAGGAACTGAAATAACATTAAAAGCTCTTGGATCTAAGAACTTAAATAAAAATATAGAGCCTTTACTTGTAGGTTGCAAAAATAATATTTTTAAAACTTGTTCAAAGTTAATTAAACATGGATTCAATAATATCCCTGATCCACATAAGCTTGATATTATTGATATTCCATTAACAAAGAAAGTTATTCCAGGAATAGTCGATGCATATTCTGGGTCAGCTAGCTTTCAATGGCTTTGTAATGCAACTAATATACTTTTAGAAGGGAAAGCTAATGCTCTAGTTACAGCTCCTATTTCAAAAATTGCCTGGTATAAAGCTGGTCATGACTTTGCAGGGCAAACTGAATTATTAGGTAAGTTAACTAATAAAAGAACTTCTATGCTTTTTACAGCAAGATCACCAAACAATGGGTGGAGATTTAATACTTTATTGGCTACAACACATATACCTCTTAACAAAATCAATGATAGTTTAACAAAAGAATTAATTAGATTTAAGTTAGATGCCTTATTGCATTTCTGTCTTAAGTTCAAAGAAAAACCATTAATACATATAGCGGGCTTAAATCCACATGCTGGAGAAGACGGAAAAATTGGAACCGAAGAAAAAAACTTAATTATTCCTACTATAAATGAATGGAAATTAGATAATCCAGCTATCAAAATTAGTGGGCCTATCCCTCCAGATAGCTGCTGGATTTCATCAGCAAAAGCATGGCATGACACCTCCTTTGAAAATAATGCACCTGACGGAATACTCGCTTTCTATCACGATCAAGCTCTTATACCGGTCAAGCTGATCGCCTTTGATGAGGCTGTTAACACAACGCTTGGGCTTCCTTTTGTAAGAACATCACCTGATCACGGAACTGCACTTGATATCGCAGGTAAGTTCAAGGCAAGAGAAAAAAGTATGCTTGCTGCAATAAATAACGCTTGGCTTCTTTCTCAATAA
- a CDS encoding DUF6554 family protein yields the protein MPIGIKRNFLPISIICLVCSSTLGLKINAAVTNGADIYCFMRNGGNSHEPSWEAAYQFIKNKKQGLFKTSPKQAASFIVEEVVQDPTKYEDCINYLGDLYTGDSSSIGSSSDKELENEVNTLNENTEKSPKGKYIDRYDY from the coding sequence ATGCCAATTGGGATAAAGCGAAACTTCTTACCAATTTCAATAATTTGTTTAGTCTGCAGCTCAACTTTAGGCTTAAAAATTAATGCAGCTGTGACAAACGGAGCAGATATATATTGCTTTATGAGAAATGGGGGCAACTCTCATGAACCCAGTTGGGAAGCAGCCTATCAATTTATAAAAAATAAAAAACAAGGTTTATTTAAAACATCTCCGAAACAAGCTGCTTCTTTCATTGTTGAAGAAGTGGTTCAAGATCCTACTAAATATGAAGATTGCATCAATTATTTAGGTGATCTATATACGGGTGACTCAAGCTCAATAGGATCTAGTAGTGATAAAGAATTGGAAAATGAAGTAAATACATTAAACGAGAATACAGAAAAAAGTCCTAAAGGCAAATACATTGATCGTTATGATTATTGA